From the Rhodanobacter soli genome, one window contains:
- the asnB gene encoding asparagine synthase B produces the protein MCSIFGMFDLQPGDDLAALRRQALELSQRQRHRGPDWSGVFVDAGVILVHERLAIVDPASGAQPLRSRDGALALAVNGEIYNHRELRAASTYDFTTGSDCEVINALYREQGSDFVGRLNGIFAFALWDGEAQRYLIARDPIGVCPLYWGHDAQGRLCVASEMKALVGVCADVAPFPPGHVYDSASGELRSYYARPWRDYAATRGHDVAAPALRKAFEQAVHRQLMTDVPYGVLLSGGLDSSLVAACAAQFARERVEDDDRSEAWWPRLHSFAIGLDGSPDLAAAQVAAEALGTVHHGFVYTFWEGLDALPEVIRHIETYDVTTIRAATPMYLLARRIKAMGVKMVLSGEGSDEIFGGYLYFHKAPSAEAFHEETVRKLDALHSYDCLRANKAMMAWGVEARVPFLDLEFIDVAMGLDAAHKMAGRGRIEKAVLREAFNGALPDSILWRQKEQFSDGVGYGWIDGLKAHAEQAVSDREFAAAAARYPFNTPATKEAYFYRRIFEQHFPGEACAATVPGGKSIACSSPAALAWDPAFANAADPSGRAVKGVHDHALA, from the coding sequence ATGTGTTCGATCTTCGGAATGTTCGACCTGCAGCCGGGCGACGACCTGGCGGCGCTGCGCCGGCAGGCGCTGGAACTGTCGCAGCGCCAGCGTCATCGCGGGCCGGACTGGAGCGGGGTGTTCGTCGACGCCGGGGTGATCCTGGTGCACGAGCGGCTGGCCATCGTCGACCCGGCCAGCGGCGCGCAGCCGCTGCGTTCGCGCGACGGCGCGCTGGCGTTGGCGGTGAACGGCGAGATCTACAACCACCGCGAGCTGCGCGCGGCCAGCACGTACGACTTCACCACCGGCTCGGATTGCGAGGTGATCAACGCGCTGTACCGCGAGCAGGGCAGTGACTTCGTGGGCAGGCTCAACGGCATCTTCGCGTTCGCGTTGTGGGACGGCGAGGCGCAGCGTTACCTGATCGCGCGCGACCCGATCGGCGTCTGCCCGCTGTACTGGGGACACGATGCGCAAGGCCGCCTGTGCGTGGCCTCGGAGATGAAGGCGCTGGTCGGCGTGTGCGCTGACGTGGCGCCGTTCCCTCCAGGTCATGTCTACGACAGCGCCAGCGGCGAACTGCGCAGCTACTACGCCAGGCCATGGCGCGACTACGCCGCCACGCGCGGCCATGACGTGGCCGCGCCGGCCTTGCGCAAGGCGTTCGAACAGGCCGTGCATCGCCAGCTGATGACCGACGTGCCGTATGGCGTGCTGCTCTCCGGCGGGCTGGATTCGTCGCTGGTCGCCGCCTGCGCCGCGCAGTTCGCGCGCGAGCGGGTCGAGGACGACGACCGCAGCGAGGCCTGGTGGCCGCGCCTGCATTCGTTCGCGATCGGGCTGGACGGCTCACCCGACCTGGCCGCTGCGCAGGTCGCCGCCGAGGCGCTGGGCACCGTGCATCACGGCTTCGTCTACACCTTTTGGGAAGGGCTGGACGCGCTGCCCGAGGTGATCCGCCACATCGAGACCTACGACGTCACCACCATCCGTGCCGCCACGCCGATGTACCTGCTGGCGCGGCGGATCAAGGCGATGGGCGTGAAGATGGTGCTATCGGGCGAAGGCAGCGACGAGATCTTCGGCGGCTACCTGTACTTCCACAAGGCGCCGTCGGCCGAGGCGTTCCACGAGGAAACCGTGCGCAAGCTCGACGCGCTGCACAGCTACGACTGCCTGCGCGCGAACAAGGCGATGATGGCCTGGGGCGTGGAGGCGCGCGTGCCGTTCCTCGACCTGGAGTTCATCGACGTGGCGATGGGCCTCGATGCCGCGCACAAGATGGCGGGGCGGGGCCGCATCGAGAAAGCGGTACTGCGCGAAGCGTTCAACGGCGCGCTGCCGGATTCGATCCTGTGGCGGCAGAAGGAGCAGTTCAGCGACGGCGTCGGCTACGGCTGGATCGACGGGCTGAAGGCGCACGCGGAGCAGGCGGTCAGCGACCGCGAGTTCGCCGCGGCCGCGGCGCGCTATCCGTTCAACACGCCGGCGACCAAGGAGGCGTACTTCTACCGGCGCATCTTCGAGCAACACTTCCCCGGCGAGGCCTGCGCCGCGACCGTGCCCGGCGGCAAGTCGATCGCCTGCTCCTCGCCGGCGGCGCTGGCGTGGGATCCGGCGTTCGCGAACGCGGCCGATCCGTCGGGCCGGGCGGTCAAGGGGGTGCACGACCACGCGCTGGCCTGA
- a CDS encoding 1-acyl-sn-glycerol-3-phosphate acyltransferase, with amino-acid sequence MSARSAEQGEPIPPGGRPLRWSVRLLARLLRGFYFRHVHIVGARQHPAQPRGGRLIVSSHRNGAIDGYTVLRAFPGVQGLVSVQLLQHPLLRWMFDGIAVVREKDRQRYGIRRATFANPVDAGCAQLRAGGDLLIFPEGSSEWSHRPLPYQRGAARIARTMLAEGASLELVPLGLHYRAPDQFRSDVEILVGAPLELPTRAGEETDRDWEWRIHQAIAEALDAVSVNCPDPAGLAVAEAHATTVAASGGSYAQAFIDAQQHLQTHQPLPTALPSQPMRAWPLDWLGVAAFVLLAAPVLLIGRIAGGKADARNTVSFFRMAGGLVAALLWLPCLLLATYGWPLPMLALWCAAALGWWRWPNVMHRNAQ; translated from the coding sequence ATGTCCGCTCGATCCGCCGAGCAGGGGGAGCCGATCCCGCCCGGCGGTCGCCCACTGCGATGGTCGGTGCGCCTGCTGGCCCGGCTGTTGCGCGGCTTCTATTTCCGCCACGTCCACATCGTCGGCGCACGTCAGCACCCGGCACAGCCGCGCGGCGGCCGGCTGATCGTCAGCAGCCATCGCAACGGCGCGATCGACGGCTATACGGTGCTGCGGGCCTTCCCCGGCGTGCAGGGACTGGTGTCGGTGCAGCTGCTGCAACACCCGCTGCTACGCTGGATGTTCGACGGCATTGCGGTGGTACGTGAGAAGGATCGCCAGCGATACGGGATTCGACGCGCCACGTTCGCCAACCCCGTGGACGCGGGTTGCGCGCAGCTGCGTGCGGGCGGCGATCTGCTGATTTTCCCTGAAGGCAGCAGCGAATGGAGCCATCGACCACTGCCCTATCAGCGCGGTGCTGCGCGCATCGCCCGGACCATGTTGGCCGAAGGAGCGTCGCTGGAACTGGTGCCGCTGGGTTTGCACTATCGGGCACCGGACCAGTTCCGCTCCGATGTCGAAATCCTGGTTGGCGCTCCGCTGGAACTGCCGACGCGAGCCGGCGAGGAAACGGACCGCGACTGGGAATGGCGGATTCATCAGGCGATCGCCGAGGCCCTTGATGCGGTATCAGTGAACTGCCCCGATCCCGCCGGCCTTGCTGTCGCCGAAGCGCATGCGACGACTGTGGCAGCGAGCGGCGGATCCTATGCGCAAGCTTTCATCGACGCGCAGCAGCATCTGCAAACACACCAGCCGTTACCGACCGCACTACCGAGCCAACCGATGCGCGCATGGCCGTTGGATTGGCTCGGCGTGGCCGCCTTCGTGCTGCTGGCCGCACCGGTGCTGTTGATCGGGCGAATCGCCGGCGGCAAGGCCGATGCACGCAATACGGTCAGTTTTTTCCGCATGGCCGGTGGCCTGGTTGCAGCACTGTTGTGGCTGCCGTGCCTGCTGTTGGCGACTTACGGCTGGCCGCTGCCGATGCTTGCGCTGTGGTGCGCGGCCGCACTGGGTTGGTGGCGCTGGCCAAACGTAATGCACAGGAATGCGCAATGA
- a CDS encoding phosphatase PAP2 family protein, with the protein MTMTRLERWVGYAFVAELLLILVLGSIGAWQLGDRTLQVSSVLGGIAWCALIFVTLAPPASSRSSWKGTLQFVACWLIFPLFKAIRDVFITHTADAALLALDRHLWGGLSLPEHLLGWERPWLSELLSGGYFLFYFVVLLPAIAFSVRHRSREAATFFFGLTSMYLVGFAGYMLVPAGGPYIAFPETFPYPVHGGAMTALLAGVVKAGITGMDVFPSLHSGIGVYVLGFFALGGYRRIALLLAPIILALVVATLYLRYHYGIDVLCGIALATVVLTLVQRYCKEGQA; encoded by the coding sequence ATGACGATGACACGACTGGAACGCTGGGTCGGCTACGCCTTCGTGGCCGAACTGCTGTTGATCCTGGTGCTGGGAAGCATCGGCGCATGGCAATTGGGAGACCGGACCTTGCAGGTCAGCAGCGTGCTTGGCGGCATCGCGTGGTGTGCGCTGATCTTCGTCACTCTGGCACCGCCTGCCAGCTCCCGCTCAAGCTGGAAAGGTACGCTGCAATTTGTTGCCTGCTGGCTGATCTTCCCGTTGTTCAAAGCGATCCGCGACGTGTTCATCACGCACACCGCCGATGCCGCGCTGCTGGCGCTGGACCGGCACCTGTGGGGTGGTCTGAGCCTGCCGGAGCACCTGCTGGGATGGGAGCGGCCATGGCTGTCGGAACTGCTCAGCGGCGGCTATTTTCTGTTCTATTTCGTGGTGCTGCTGCCGGCGATCGCGTTCAGCGTGCGCCATCGCAGCCGCGAAGCTGCGACGTTCTTTTTCGGGCTGACCTCGATGTATCTGGTCGGCTTCGCCGGTTACATGCTGGTGCCGGCCGGCGGGCCGTATATCGCCTTTCCCGAAACCTTCCCCTACCCGGTGCACGGCGGCGCGATGACAGCCTTGCTGGCCGGCGTGGTCAAGGCCGGCATCACCGGCATGGATGTATTTCCCAGCCTGCACAGCGGTATCGGCGTGTACGTACTGGGCTTCTTCGCGCTGGGCGGCTACCGGCGCATTGCGTTATTGCTGGCGCCGATCATCCTGGCGCTGGTCGTCGCCACGCTCTATCTGCGCTATCACTACGGCATCGACGTGTTGTGCGGAATCGCTCTCGCCACTGTCGTGCTTACCCTCGTTCAACGCTACTGCAAGGAAGGTCAGGCATGA
- a CDS encoding PEP/pyruvate-binding domain-containing protein: MSQLFAFTDPQAAEHAISGGKGANLARAAQHLPVPPGIVVGSEAYRTFVAPLRDTIRAVLDDAALDHAARSERIQTLLLAQPLPSSLRDELAAKMGVLGLADTPVAVRSSGTLEDLPGAAFAGQHDTLLGIRGADAAVDAIRRCYASLWNAHVLPYRERMGLDHLDAAMAVVVQKMVQVGEREAAGVAFSIDPVRGALDQVLINAAFGLGETVVGGEEPVDEYRLQRSDLAEVEAVIAEKSHALVTAAANGTRQVALPAEQANSPALDADQRRAVAQLALAAEQHFGFPQDIEWAWQDGKLYLLQSRAVTRIPPRWTRDESAERFPTPVTPLTWDLCEAGFHASLNHSFKLMGLPPFGDKWFAMRDYYIYGNQNAVELYSGRTPTRLLKDVESIRAALPQIAAQFAWVQELPVRWMRDLDTYLIGIGALMREPLDGRPLNELWDYVLRINALGASYFLPNIAISLTQRTLYVGLQQMLQLALPAEQAQQVFDQLLAVTDTKTGQVNAELWSLSRLARMDAALHARLRSGPSVELLDELAQYPAFQVEFQRFLARHGHRELDFDAYHPTWVEAPQIVLDQLKMLVDRPNEDRAAAELRQKAAQAAMEHNVLSHAPEELRYLVHEVIRLARAYTALDDLEHYQTTRLHLPFRRGLKAIGAQLVERGVLGDPMDVYFVPLAILDRALRSGELATVTPAAAQHKAGYQAACGRTPDWIFGEAEPVEVDGTNVLKGLGGSPGIVEGEVFMVRSPEDFPHFPKDAILVARTTNPAWTPLFYQAGGVITESGGPLSHGAVTARELGLPAVMSVRHVMRLLGNGQRVRIDGRNGTVQIL; this comes from the coding sequence ATGAGCCAGTTGTTCGCATTCACCGATCCGCAAGCGGCCGAACATGCCATCAGCGGTGGCAAGGGCGCGAACCTGGCACGGGCCGCGCAGCATCTGCCGGTGCCGCCCGGGATCGTGGTCGGCAGCGAGGCTTACCGCACCTTCGTGGCACCGTTGCGCGACACGATCCGTGCCGTGCTGGACGACGCTGCGCTCGACCACGCCGCACGCAGCGAACGCATCCAGACCCTGCTGTTGGCACAGCCGTTGCCGTCCTCGCTGCGCGATGAACTGGCTGCGAAGATGGGCGTGCTCGGACTGGCCGACACGCCGGTGGCGGTGCGCTCGTCCGGCACCCTGGAGGACCTGCCCGGCGCCGCGTTCGCCGGCCAGCACGACACCTTGCTCGGCATCCGCGGCGCCGACGCCGCCGTCGATGCGATCCGCCGCTGCTACGCCTCGCTGTGGAACGCGCATGTGCTGCCGTATCGGGAGCGGATGGGGCTGGATCACCTGGACGCGGCGATGGCCGTGGTGGTGCAGAAGATGGTGCAGGTGGGCGAACGCGAGGCGGCCGGCGTGGCGTTCTCGATCGACCCGGTGCGCGGCGCGCTGGACCAGGTGCTGATCAACGCCGCGTTCGGGCTCGGCGAAACCGTGGTCGGCGGCGAGGAGCCGGTCGACGAGTACCGGCTGCAGCGCAGCGACCTGGCCGAAGTCGAGGCGGTGATCGCTGAGAAGTCGCACGCGCTGGTGACCGCTGCCGCGAACGGCACCCGCCAGGTGGCATTGCCTGCGGAACAGGCGAACTCCCCCGCCCTCGACGCCGACCAACGCCGTGCCGTGGCGCAGCTCGCGCTGGCGGCCGAGCAGCACTTCGGCTTCCCGCAGGACATCGAATGGGCCTGGCAGGACGGCAAACTGTACCTGCTGCAATCCCGCGCCGTGACACGCATCCCGCCGCGCTGGACCCGCGACGAATCGGCCGAACGCTTTCCCACCCCGGTCACCCCGCTGACCTGGGACCTGTGCGAAGCCGGTTTCCACGCCTCGCTCAACCACAGCTTCAAGCTGATGGGCCTGCCACCGTTCGGCGACAAATGGTTCGCCATGCGCGACTACTACATCTACGGCAACCAGAATGCGGTCGAGCTGTACAGCGGGCGCACGCCCACGCGCCTGCTCAAGGACGTGGAAAGCATCCGCGCCGCGCTGCCGCAGATCGCCGCGCAGTTCGCCTGGGTGCAGGAACTGCCGGTGCGCTGGATGCGCGACCTGGACACCTACCTGATCGGTATCGGCGCGCTGATGCGCGAACCGCTGGACGGCCGTCCGTTGAACGAGCTGTGGGATTACGTGCTGCGCATCAACGCGCTCGGCGCCAGCTATTTCCTGCCGAACATCGCCATCTCGCTGACCCAGCGCACGCTGTATGTGGGCCTGCAGCAGATGCTGCAACTGGCGCTGCCGGCCGAACAGGCGCAGCAGGTGTTCGACCAGTTGCTGGCGGTGACCGACACCAAGACCGGCCAGGTCAATGCCGAACTGTGGTCGCTGTCGCGGCTGGCGCGCATGGATGCCGCCCTGCATGCGCGGCTGCGCAGCGGCCCCAGCGTCGAACTGCTGGACGAGCTGGCGCAATACCCCGCCTTCCAGGTCGAGTTCCAGCGCTTCCTCGCCCGCCACGGCCACCGCGAGCTGGATTTCGATGCCTACCATCCAACCTGGGTCGAGGCACCGCAAATCGTGCTGGACCAGTTGAAGATGCTGGTCGATCGGCCCAACGAGGATCGCGCCGCCGCCGAACTCCGCCAGAAGGCCGCGCAGGCGGCGATGGAACACAATGTGCTCAGCCATGCACCGGAGGAATTGCGCTACCTGGTGCACGAGGTGATCCGGCTGGCCCGCGCGTACACCGCGCTGGACGACCTCGAGCACTACCAGACCACCCGCCTGCACCTGCCGTTCCGGCGCGGCCTGAAGGCGATCGGCGCGCAGTTGGTCGAGCGTGGCGTGCTGGGCGATCCGATGGACGTCTATTTCGTGCCGCTGGCGATACTCGACCGTGCCCTGCGCAGCGGCGAATTGGCCACGGTCACGCCAGCCGCCGCGCAGCACAAGGCTGGCTATCAGGCCGCCTGCGGACGCACGCCGGACTGGATCTTCGGCGAGGCGGAGCCGGTCGAGGTGGACGGCACGAACGTGCTCAAGGGCTTGGGCGGCAGCCCCGGCATCGTCGAAGGCGAAGTGTTCATGGTGCGCAGCCCAGAGGATTTCCCGCACTTCCCGAAGGATGCGATCCTGGTTGCGCGCACCACCAACCCGGCGTGGACGCCGCTGTTCTACCAGGCCGGCGGCGTGATCACCGAAAGCGGCGGCCCGCTCTCGCACGGCGCGGTGACCGCACGCGAACTGGGCCTGCCGGCGGTGATGAGCGTGCGCCACGTGATGCGCCTACTCGGCAACGGGCAGCGCGTGCGCATCGACGGGCGCAACGGCACGGTGCAGATACTTTGA
- a CDS encoding STAS/SEC14 domain-containing protein: MISLIEGLPSGTLGFRAHGQVTAADYENVIVPDVEAAFALNRKLRLLYVTADDFTGFDPRAIWDDAKLGMRHFSGWDRVALVTDVPWLRGTATAFSFAIPAQFRLFHGAEIEEATRWITATS, from the coding sequence GTGATCTCACTGATCGAAGGACTGCCGTCCGGCACGCTGGGTTTTCGCGCCCATGGCCAGGTCACGGCAGCAGATTACGAAAACGTCATCGTGCCGGACGTGGAGGCGGCGTTCGCGCTGAACCGCAAGCTGCGCCTGCTGTATGTCACCGCCGATGACTTCACCGGCTTCGACCCCCGCGCGATATGGGACGACGCCAAGCTGGGCATGCGTCATTTCAGCGGCTGGGATCGCGTCGCGCTGGTCACCGACGTGCCTTGGTTGCGCGGCACCGCGACGGCATTCAGCTTTGCCATCCCGGCGCAGTTCCGCCTGTTCCACGGCGCGGAAATCGAAGAAGCCACCCGCTGGATCACCGCGACGAGCTGA
- the recJ gene encoding single-stranded-DNA-specific exonuclease RecJ, whose product MSVLQLRRRESKGVPHGWPASVHPVLQQVYAARGVLEPGQVEHRLARMLSPQLLGGMAQAVELLAEAIRDDWSILIAGDYDCDGATGTAVAMRGLRLLGARRVSYAIPNRFVHGYGLSPALVASLQPTPQLIVTVDNGVASIAGVAAAKARGIRVIVTDHHLPGEQLPACDAMVNPNLAGDPFPSKMLAGVGVMFYLLLALRARLYEEGAFGDTKPDLSSLLDLVALGTVADLVPLDFNNRVLVEAGLQRMRGGRACAGITALVEAGKRSVATLCSTDLAFTVGPRLNAAGRLEDMRLGVECLLTDDVAQARRYAEQLDAINRERRDLQASMVAEAEVMAAGLTHTDAVGVALYEPSWHAGVVGLVASKLKERLHRPVIAFAPASEDDTDHLRGSARSIPGFHIRDALAAIDARQPGLIERFGGHAMAAGLSLKTGDYARFAAAFDAIARELIDAERLQAVLYTDGELPAGTATLALARQLREAGPWGQAFPEPLFDNLFECAGWKVMGERHLRLQLRDPRDGAPHDAVMFNAYHGQPPPPRLRAAYELTINDWQGRETPRLLVRHIEPA is encoded by the coding sequence TTGAGCGTGCTGCAACTGCGCCGGCGCGAGAGCAAGGGCGTGCCGCACGGCTGGCCGGCCTCGGTGCATCCGGTGCTGCAGCAGGTCTACGCCGCGCGCGGCGTGCTGGAACCGGGCCAGGTCGAACACCGGCTGGCGCGGATGCTGTCGCCGCAATTGCTGGGCGGCATGGCGCAGGCGGTGGAACTGCTGGCCGAGGCGATCCGCGACGACTGGTCGATCCTGATCGCCGGCGACTACGACTGCGACGGCGCCACCGGCACCGCGGTGGCCATGCGCGGCCTGCGCCTGCTCGGCGCGCGGCGGGTGAGCTACGCCATTCCGAATCGCTTCGTGCATGGCTACGGCTTGAGCCCGGCGCTGGTCGCCTCGCTGCAGCCGACGCCGCAGCTGATCGTCACGGTCGACAACGGCGTGGCCAGCATCGCCGGCGTGGCCGCGGCGAAGGCGCGCGGCATCCGCGTGATCGTCACCGACCATCACCTGCCTGGCGAGCAATTGCCGGCGTGCGATGCGATGGTCAATCCGAACCTGGCTGGCGACCCGTTCCCGAGCAAGATGCTGGCCGGCGTGGGCGTGATGTTCTACCTGCTGCTGGCCTTGCGCGCGAGGTTGTACGAAGAGGGCGCGTTTGGCGACACGAAGCCGGATCTGTCGTCGTTGCTCGATCTAGTCGCGCTGGGTACGGTGGCCGACCTGGTACCGCTGGATTTCAACAATCGCGTGCTGGTCGAAGCCGGCCTGCAGCGCATGCGCGGCGGTCGTGCCTGCGCCGGCATCACCGCGTTGGTCGAGGCCGGCAAGCGCAGCGTGGCGACGCTGTGTTCCACCGACCTGGCTTTCACCGTCGGGCCCCGGCTGAATGCGGCGGGACGGCTGGAGGACATGCGCCTGGGCGTGGAATGCCTGCTCACCGACGACGTGGCGCAGGCGCGCCGCTACGCCGAGCAGCTCGACGCGATCAACCGCGAGCGCCGCGACCTGCAGGCGTCGATGGTGGCCGAGGCCGAAGTGATGGCCGCCGGCCTGACCCACACCGATGCGGTGGGCGTGGCGCTGTACGAGCCCTCGTGGCACGCCGGCGTGGTCGGTCTGGTCGCCTCGAAACTGAAGGAGCGGCTGCACCGGCCGGTGATCGCGTTCGCCCCCGCCAGCGAGGACGACACCGACCATTTGCGCGGCTCGGCGCGCTCGATTCCCGGCTTCCACATCCGCGATGCGCTGGCCGCGATCGACGCGCGCCAACCCGGCCTGATCGAGCGTTTCGGCGGCCACGCGATGGCCGCGGGGCTGAGCCTGAAGACCGGCGACTACGCGCGCTTCGCCGCCGCCTTCGACGCGATTGCGCGCGAGCTGATCGACGCCGAGCGCCTGCAAGCGGTGCTGTACACCGATGGCGAGTTGCCGGCCGGTACCGCCACGCTGGCGCTGGCTCGCCAGCTGCGCGAGGCCGGACCGTGGGGACAGGCGTTCCCCGAGCCGCTGTTCGACAACCTGTTCGAGTGCGCCGGCTGGAAGGTGATGGGCGAGCGCCACCTGCGTCTGCAACTGCGCGATCCGCGCGATGGCGCGCCGCATGACGCGGTGATGTTCAACGCGTATCACGGCCAGCCGCCACCGCCACGGCTGCGTGCGGCCTACGAGCTGACCATCAACGACTGGCAGGGCCGTGAGACGCCGCGTCTGCTAGTGCGGCATATCGAACCGGCCTGA
- a CDS encoding phosphoglycerate mutase encodes MPTPEQSLQLWLPALAHFEPAHPLREWLPRADRLPDGGVGYLGGLGDHFPGVGADVPAAAITREFLAGDAADGTWLSADPAWVQPDMNGVRLLACGQMQLGMDEAQALAEPLRPVFDEAGMRLEISTPDHWHLRLPGDTPLPGFAAPEQALGEDLAQHLPQGSEGRRWRVLLNDVQVLLHQHPLNARRQARGQAPVNSLWLWGGGRLPDALPGKVLGVVGDDLLLRALAARAGIAQQSRTADAVAAGGAGWLIDLQDLPAHEIASRWWSTLLSLLDRQSVVLHFASGERWRHQPWHRWRFWRGAGR; translated from the coding sequence ATGCCGACGCCGGAGCAATCGTTGCAACTATGGCTGCCCGCGCTGGCGCATTTCGAACCGGCCCACCCGCTGCGCGAATGGCTGCCCCGTGCCGATCGTTTGCCGGATGGCGGCGTCGGCTATCTGGGCGGCCTCGGCGATCACTTCCCCGGCGTCGGCGCCGACGTGCCTGCGGCGGCGATCACCCGCGAGTTTCTCGCCGGCGATGCGGCGGATGGCACCTGGCTGTCAGCCGATCCGGCTTGGGTGCAGCCCGACATGAACGGCGTGCGCCTGCTGGCTTGCGGCCAGATGCAGCTGGGCATGGACGAGGCGCAGGCGCTGGCCGAGCCGCTGCGACCGGTGTTCGACGAGGCCGGCATGCGACTGGAGATTTCCACCCCGGATCATTGGCACCTGCGTCTGCCGGGCGATACGCCGCTGCCCGGTTTCGCCGCGCCCGAGCAGGCGCTGGGCGAGGATCTGGCGCAGCATCTGCCGCAGGGCTCGGAAGGACGCCGCTGGCGGGTCTTGCTCAATGACGTCCAGGTACTGCTGCACCAGCATCCGCTGAATGCCAGGCGGCAGGCGCGTGGACAGGCGCCGGTCAACAGCCTGTGGCTGTGGGGCGGCGGTCGCCTGCCGGATGCGTTGCCCGGCAAGGTGCTGGGCGTGGTCGGCGACGACCTGCTGCTGCGCGCGCTGGCCGCACGCGCCGGCATCGCCCAGCAGTCGCGCACGGCCGACGCGGTTGCTGCCGGCGGGGCAGGCTGGCTGATCGATCTGCAGGATCTGCCGGCGCACGAGATCGCCTCGCGCTGGTGGTCGACGTTGCTGTCGCTGCTTGACCGCCAGTCCGTCGTGCTGCACTTCGCCAGCGGCGAACGCTGGCGGCACCAGCCGTGGCATCGCTGGCGCTTCTGGCGCGGGGCAGGGCGTTGA